One genomic window of Nicotiana sylvestris chromosome 10, ASM39365v2, whole genome shotgun sequence includes the following:
- the LOC104240729 gene encoding alpha/beta hydrolase domain-containing protein VTE7-like isoform X2, producing MSSCVKPKEQTEANPVVLLHGFDSTCLEWRYALPLLEEAGLETWAVDILGWGFSDLERLPSCDVASKRDHLYQLWSTYIKRPMVLVGPSLGSAVAIDFSVNYPEAVDRLVLIDACVYAEGTGSLATLPKALAYAGVYLLKSIPLRLYATSLTFNGLPLNTCIDWTNIGRLHCLLPWWEDTTVNFMISGGYNVIDQIQHVKQKTLIIWGEDDQIIDYKLAVRLHCELPNAIICQVPKCGHIPHVEKPDAVSRLILEFIHSDQS from the exons ATGAGTAGTTGCGTGAAGCCAAAAGAACAGACAGAGGCCAATCCAGTTGTGCTTCTCCATGGTTTTGATAG CACATGTTTAGAGTGGAGGTACGCACTTCCATTGCTTGAGGAAGCTGGGTTGGAGACATGGGCAGTTGATATCCTTGGATGGGGTTTCTCTGATTTAG AAAGGCTTCCATCGTGTGATGTAGCTTCCAAGCGTGATCATCTGTACCAG TTGTGGTCTACCTACATCAAGAGGCCAATGGTACTTGTCGGACCGAGTCTTGGATCTGCTGTTGCTATTGACTTCTCTGTCAACTATCCAGAAGCA GTGGATAGGCTGGTTTTAATCGATGCATGTGTTTATGCGGAAGGTACAGGAAGCCTCGCAACCTTACCAAAAGCATTAGCTTATGCTGGG GTCTACTTGTTGAAAAGCATACCACTTCGTTTATACGCAACATCATTGACTTTCAATGGCTTACCATTAAATACCTGCATAGACTGGACTAAT ATAGGTCGTCTACATTGTTTATTACCTTGGTGGGAGGATACAACAGTGAATTTCATGATCAGTGGAGGTTACAATGTCATTGATCAGATACAACAT GTCAAGCAGAAAACACTGATAATATGGGGTGAAGATGATCAGATTATTGACTACAAGCTCGCAGTG AGATTGCATTGTGAACTGCCAAATGCTATTATCTGCCAAGTACCAAAGTGTGGTCATATCCCTCATGTGGAGAAGCCTGATGCTGTCTCCAGGTTGATTTTGGAATTTATTCACTCTGATCAATCATGA
- the LOC104240729 gene encoding alpha/beta hydrolase domain-containing protein VTE7-like isoform X1: MATHSSSLYVCMSSRKPNATMLTVLSARTGGAPPPTLFFGIGSKRKCWSFKPFRIWAGEFPDFLPKQVENIKDPFARKLASRIERLPVNFSKGCVMSSCVKPKEQTEANPVVLLHGFDSTCLEWRYALPLLEEAGLETWAVDILGWGFSDLERLPSCDVASKRDHLYQLWSTYIKRPMVLVGPSLGSAVAIDFSVNYPEAVDRLVLIDACVYAEGTGSLATLPKALAYAGVYLLKSIPLRLYATSLTFNGLPLNTCIDWTNIGRLHCLLPWWEDTTVNFMISGGYNVIDQIQHVKQKTLIIWGEDDQIIDYKLAVRLHCELPNAIICQVPKCGHIPHVEKPDAVSRLILEFIHSDQS, translated from the exons ATGGCTACTCACTCTTCTTCTTTGTATGTATGTATGAGTAGCAGAAAACCCAATGCCACTATGCTAACAGTTCTCTCAGCCAGAACTGGTGGTGCTCCGCCACCAACACTTTTCTTTGGAATTGGATCCAAAAGAAAATGTTGGAGTTTTAAGCCTTTTAGAATATGGGCTGGTGAATTTCCGGATTTTCTTCCTAAACAAGTGGAGAATATTAAAGATCCTTTTGCTAGAAAATTGGCTTCAAGAATTGAAAGATTACCA GTAAACTTTTCGAAGGGTTGTGTCATGAGTAGTTGCGTGAAGCCAAAAGAACAGACAGAGGCCAATCCAGTTGTGCTTCTCCATGGTTTTGATAG CACATGTTTAGAGTGGAGGTACGCACTTCCATTGCTTGAGGAAGCTGGGTTGGAGACATGGGCAGTTGATATCCTTGGATGGGGTTTCTCTGATTTAG AAAGGCTTCCATCGTGTGATGTAGCTTCCAAGCGTGATCATCTGTACCAG TTGTGGTCTACCTACATCAAGAGGCCAATGGTACTTGTCGGACCGAGTCTTGGATCTGCTGTTGCTATTGACTTCTCTGTCAACTATCCAGAAGCA GTGGATAGGCTGGTTTTAATCGATGCATGTGTTTATGCGGAAGGTACAGGAAGCCTCGCAACCTTACCAAAAGCATTAGCTTATGCTGGG GTCTACTTGTTGAAAAGCATACCACTTCGTTTATACGCAACATCATTGACTTTCAATGGCTTACCATTAAATACCTGCATAGACTGGACTAAT ATAGGTCGTCTACATTGTTTATTACCTTGGTGGGAGGATACAACAGTGAATTTCATGATCAGTGGAGGTTACAATGTCATTGATCAGATACAACAT GTCAAGCAGAAAACACTGATAATATGGGGTGAAGATGATCAGATTATTGACTACAAGCTCGCAGTG AGATTGCATTGTGAACTGCCAAATGCTATTATCTGCCAAGTACCAAAGTGTGGTCATATCCCTCATGTGGAGAAGCCTGATGCTGTCTCCAGGTTGATTTTGGAATTTATTCACTCTGATCAATCATGA